The genomic interval gtttacctgattattgGATACAACTTCCTTTAAAATTCATGATTATATTCGAATGATCATCTGCCAGGTCTGTCTGGCTCTGCTTGCCTTGGATTTCAGCCAATGTTTCCAAGGTAACTAATTGTTTTTTGTGGTGTATATCTCCCTCTTACTTAGTTTGGTGAGAAATGGGAAAATTCCAGTTTTCCCATCCCTAACATGTTACTCTCACATGCTAGTTCTTCCTAACATCCCAACTATTTGTATTATCTTATCAACATACTCACATGCTAGTTACAACATCTCATGATACCCATCCCGCCCTTTACATGTGTCGTTTTGTCATATCATCGTATCCTCGTATCAGTCGTATACATACTAGATTCAATGTACCATGAATAGCCACATAGCCCACCAGTAGTTGTTCGTATCCTCGTATCCGTAGTATACATACTAGATTCAATGTCCCATGAATAGCCACATAGCCCACCAGTAGTACGGCTTGGTTGAATATGAATGTTAGGTtatattgtgtatatatatcatataatacactCCATACATGAATAAATATGATgagagtgagtcttatgtgagaccgtctcacggatcataatctgtgagacgggtcaaccctatccatattcacaataaaaagtaatattcttagcataaaaagtaatattcttccatggatgacccaaataagagattcgtctcacaaatacgacccgtgtcATATGATGAATGGGCGTCTGGTTTATGCAATGTTCCTCATATGTTCTGTCTTCTACTGTTTATTCGATATTGACTGAGGTTTTTGATGGAATATTTTACGAGATTcgttgttcaaatttatgtgtATGTCAGCAATAGATTTTAACAAAATTTAGAATTGGAAATTTGGTTTAAACCAAAtaaagcatttatttattttgagtaCCATGTTTTTAGTTAATATTGCGTAGTATCCAATGAAAGAAACGATGCAAATTGAAATCCGTTGTTTCAATTTTCTAAAGTATCCCCTTGACTTTAGTACattatatatgtgatatgtTACCAAGTACTAAatcaattttgaaaattaaatgaaatagGAATTCTCCCAAGTCAATTCAAATCTAAATAATGAAatggaaaataaataaataaataatgtaaaaaCATGTTAAAATCACAAAAAATATTTCTGCCAAATGGCCAAATAGAGTTCAACGACGATCTGATTTTGTTTAGTTGGGTGGAGAAAAGActgtttaaataaaaataataatgtgattattaaaatatttaaaataataaattttttgatttaattgattaaattaaagATAAGACGTGAATTACAACGATATGTAGAAAtaagatatgatttttttttaaaaatagggGATATATGTGATTGATTTATATATACAAAAAATAGAGGATATATTAACCTATTTACATATTTTACAAgattttatgtcttttaaaaTTTTCCACGTAGATCTGATATAAAATCCGGAGTGATTAATCTAATGATTATATATGAGACtttgacaaatatttaaaaattggaAAAAACGAGGAAATAAATGTTATTCCAATTTATAAATATCTGAAAATTAGAATCTTCCATCGAACTTCCAAGTATAATTTCAAGGTCGCTGGCACGTAGTTTCAAAGTAAGAGAAGATTGAAATAGATGGCATCACCAAAGAGAGAATTAAATGGACTAGAAAACCACGCAAAGAGATATAAATTGATGGAGTGGTTATTTCTAGATTTCTTTAGATATAATATAAGGGAAAAAAATAAGGTTAtgattatgttttttttatataatttgtcTGAATTTGGTTTTTATccattaatttaaattattttttgattTTGGTCTTtttttaagacaaaaacttgtgtgagacgggctcacgggtcgtatttgtgagacaaatctattatttggatcatccattaaaaagaattactttttatgttaagagtgttattttttattgtgaatatacagattaagatccgtgagacggtctcacatgataaCCACTCTTTTTTTAAATCACTAAAGCCAACTATTGTTagttatttgatatatatactCTCCTACGTAGCTCATGTGATGACAATAAATAGTATGTTGTATATATTAAAATCTacttaagaaaaataaaaaaactggagggttgttttgttttattttttatttttgcgtaaaatgaattttatttggatcatataAGTTACATAAGAGAGAATCAATATGAGATAAATAATGTTTGTTAGATTTAGTgctttcgaaaaaaaaaaaaaacgaccaAAATCAAAATACAAGCCAAATTATTGGATGAAGACCAAACTGAAAAATtgtataaaagaaaaaaaacaagtAAGTTACATGATCAAAATATCAACTTTTcttataatataatatgaaaatgCTTAGAAAATTAATCTTATGTAAAAATCGTTTAGATATTTTGTTTTTCCAGAAAGAAATCTTTTAGATATTTGACTTTAAGTtgatgtgatttttttttattgttacagcaaaatcataattttattatataatatgaatatttttcattttgttctctatcaattcataatcttattttattatattgtacttttttttcttttttttgtaattttagtttTGTTTCAACATAATGATATCGTAATATCGAACACATCACCAATATCTGTCACAATATCATTCTAATGAAAAACGactaaaatagaaaaaaaaacataaattagTATATTAAGACCGTAAATTATTCAGCAACAACACAAAAAACGTAAATTACATGATCATAAATATAGTTTTACATTCATACTATATACAAGATATGTGACATTAATGAACACAGTATGATTGTTTTAAGAACTCTGAGAAtaaaaatacatgaaaaacatatttaattaaatttctattaaaatataatatgcatgcacgTAAAAGGGAAActaaaatatattatagtatcataaatctaaataaaataaaaaaattaatataagttTTCGAAATATGTCAAAagtaggggtgttcatcggtcggttcggttcggttttacCATTGAACACCCCTGGTCAAAAGGGAAGCTGTGAAGAAATTCAAAGGAAAGAAAGAGGTGTGCGTCTGTGTGTGTGGGAGAAGACTTCCAAGTCAAGTCACTCGAATTCTCCTGACTCTGCTGTTTTCATTCTCATTCCAAGTACAATGATGCGCAAAATACGCGGTTTTACCATTGAACCAGGAACAAAAACTAAtcttttatttgattattattaaataaaacatgcctttttttaattttattttccaTCCGTATGTATAATTTTCTTCAAGTCTATAAATctcttttaaatattaattaataattcatTTACAATATGAAGAACATATTATATAGATATATGCCTATATATTTGGAACAAAAGATTAATGAAACGTGACATGTGTAATTGATatgagacaaaaatttgtgtaagacggtatcatgagtcgtattttgtgagacgaatattttaatatttggatcattcatgaaaaaatattaattttatggtaaggatattactttttattgtgaatatcggtaggattgactcgtctcacagataaagattcgtgagatcgtttcacaagaAATCAACTATTGATAAAAGATGTGATTTGGTATAGACTTCAAGACTTTGTAAGCTATTAGAAAATATATCTCAATTAACTGCAAATTTAATATCAAGAGTTTTTTTTATAATGAGATATGCATTAAAAAATAGCCAGAAATACTATTATAATTTCAATAAGTTGTTTCCAAGTCATCCGGCAAATGTAAAGCTCAATTTCCATTAAAAGAAAGTGACAATTATCAGAGTAAGGGATTTTCTTGCATGACTGATTCAAAGATTGACGCAGTTCCGAAAGATCCACCGGTCTTTCTAATTTCATTCActgatataaataaatatatttatttatttatatttgtttttataAAACGCCATAATTCATAGTAGACAAATTCTACGTGTATAACAAACTCGTTCAAAAATTTGTTGAAAGAGAATCAAACTTATGACTATACCTCTATTTCACTAACTCAAACACTCCTTTTGGAAGCGTGTCTAGACATATTGTgtgtgtaaaaaaaaaaatatatatatatatatataacatttttGGTCTGATgattaacaattttttttataaaaaacttAGAGATTATATTAATATCaagatttttataaataattttcatAAGATTTTTTTGTGAATAAATAGAAATAACTATCTAAAATTTGTTTatctttgaaattcataattctttataacattttttttttggattttaatATTATAGACAAAGTagatatttgtgagacggtcttacgaatctttatctgtgagacggatgaatcataccgatattcacattaaaaaataataatgttaacataaaaagtaatattttttcatgttaaAAACCACGAAAAAGACAACCCACATTAACAAAAAACGAGTTCAGATATATCGAATTTAATTGAGTAAGCTTTTATTGATTCAAAAACTAAAGTGCTAGGGGTCAAGAACGAAGAACAGTAGTCTAAAAACCGCGTGAATTTAGTCTTCACGTGAGTCTCTTTCGGTTTTACCACACTCatcgttatatatatatatatatacactaggAAGAAGCCATACTTCACAGAAATATCCTGCGCAAGGAGTAGTAGCAATATATACACACATGAAAACATAAGAATGGATGAATCAAGATTCGAGCTGGAGTTGCCGGGGTTCAGGTTTCACCCCACTGAGGAAGAGTTGCTCAATTTTTACCTCAAAACCAGGGTGATTGGCAAGAAACTGCGGGGCGATATCATCGGAATCTTGAACATCTACAATCATCATCCCCGGGAGTTGCCAggttatatatgtatataaattaAACAACCTGTTTCTTTTAAGTTTTAACACAGaagaagaacaagaaatcatTTGATCAATGAAAAATCAAAACTGGACAGGGCTAGCGAAAATTGGTGAGAGAGAATGGTACTTCTTCGTGCCTAGGGACAAGAAACACGGGAGTGGAGGCAGGCCTAACCGTACCACTGAGTGTGGCTTCTGGAAGGCAACCGGGTCGGACCGAAAAATACTGAGCCTATCGGATCCCAAGAAGATACTGGGATTCAGGAAAACTCTGGTGTTCTATGAGGGCAGAGCTCCGCGAGGAAGAAAGACTGATTGGATCATGAATGAATATCGGTTACCGGATACATTCTCTCATCAGTCCCCACTTCCACACAAGGTAAGCAAAGACATCTCTCTACTTGATTAATAGTGCTATATCTTATGAATTTGGTTAATATTCTGAGTTGGTTTTCTTGCTTGATATTTTTAATGCAGGACATAGTATTGTGTAAAGTATACAGAAAGGCGACCTCCCTGAAGGCGCTGGAGCAGATGGCTGCAATGGAAGAACCAGCCATGGACTCCATCTCGTCCTGCGACCAAATCGAGGAGCAGGTCAAGAGCCAAAGTATTGACATGGGATTCAAGAAAGAATATGAACATGACACAACATTTCTAGTAGAGGAGGCGTCAAGTATGGATTATACAGCAGGATCAGGGAGAGCTTGTAGCAAGTTGAATTTGCCTAATGGGCTTGAGAATTTGGTGGATCTGCAGCTGCCTAAACTGGACATGGACTGGACTCAAGACTCTTTCTGGGCACAATTGAGAAGTCCTTGGCTTGATAACTGCGCAAATTTCTTGCCACTGTGCTAATCGTAAACTACtaatatatgtttatatatatcaatacatatataatattcTGTGTGTATATTCATATCTTAGGCTTCCATTCGGGTCTTGACAGTAAGGAATCGAGTTCGGATGTCGGCACGATTTTGTGTTTTATAATCTGGGAATATTGAGTAAAGGGCCTTCCTAACGGATCATGATGTAAAGAACAATATGACCTGCTAACATGCATAATAATAGTGGAGTACTTTGTGTTTTTTGCAGTGTTCATGACTCGTTCATCATTGTTTATTAAGTGTGTTGTgaataataaaacaaaaaacacaGACACCATGATTTTTATGTGATTCAGTCAAAAAATTTACATCATTGTCATGTTCAGATATTAAATAAAtccattaaatataaaatattatcatacaAAGACTTATCTAAACTAATTCTCGAGTTAAATTCATATAATTTATCAACGTCAAGGAAGAACATTCAAAATTCTAGTCAGAATTTATTAATCTCAAAACATAACTCAACTCAAgtcaaaaatcaattttctaaACTCCAAAGCTCAAATATtcaaaatgtattatttttatctcaagaaaaagaatttttacacgacacgtataTCCAAAGTTTTCGAAGTATTTCAAATCTGATAGAATCAAGTGCCGACACATATATACACAGATTTTTTAACTCATATTTTTCTAATGATCGGCCGACACAAATAATTTCTATTTTTATGAGTTGATCTAGATATTTGGAAATTTACATTCTTGAATAACATCTCTTTTTCaaagtatttatatatttatggcATCTCGGTCTTGTGTGTCTAGATATTCCACAAAGAAGACAAACATGAAAAAATTTAGTACACTTACCACCAAATTTTTGAGTCAGTGATTGCTCTTTGGTGCTTTCTTTCACGAATAATATCCTTGAGGCAGAAGTATTTTCGCCAAATCCGAGCACAGTTTGATCACCATTTGCCTCTGCAAAGATAAAACATGATCTAGATTTGTGGTTCCCACATTAAACAAATTAAACTCTGATAGCCCATGGAAGACAGACCCATCTTAGGGCCCCATTATAGAAGACAGGTCCATCAAAGGCCCTATTATCCCTGGCGCATCTCTAGCCCAAGTGGAAAATAAGCCCATCAAaagcccaggtattctcctataaattatgatttttcattcactatattgttttcagccgCACCCTTAACTGctccccatatatcctcagtcactgacttgagcgtcggaggggcgaCGCCAGGAcgccctcctggccccctcttaacgatcttttttgttatttcaggctcagggtaactTCAAAACCCGCGTCTGGATTAGTGACGCTTGCGTGGATCGGATcataaatttcccgtgagtatcaaacTCGTTCTTGTAAGTGATGAAGTTCATTCAACGAgtcattcaatttattttgactTTTTGTAGGAAAAAATGAATGCTCAAGTACCAgttttttcaatttttctttctaACTTTGAAGTGATTTCATTATTTCCGTCAACTTTATGTTCCTTTTGGTGACTAATATCACATCCTATACATTTCTTTATAAGCTTATTTGAATTTTCCTTCCCCAAAAACATTGTTTTCATCTACGTCTGAGTCACTTTTAGTCTCAAAGTTTAATTGTCTTGATGTTGTCCCGCTGCTTGTTGCAACATCCTATACGATAGGTTCTTGGCAGAATTCTTCCAGCACTTCTTttccagacatatttgtatagACATTCAAAGCAATATGATTGCTAACATGTTCCTCGTTCTCCTCGTGACTTCTTTCAGATTCTGTGTCACTCCAAATGGTAGTCAAGGCTTGTTTCTTTCTTTTGAGTTTTAGCACATTCGGATTGAACATGGTCAAGAAGACAACATCTTTTGCCTCTTCAATTGCCACCACTTTTATGTCGAATCTTTTAGGAAGAGATCTTAAAATTTTTCGTAGGAGCTTTGAATCAGAGTATTTTTCTCCCAGAGAAAATACCTTATTTACTATGTCACACAACTTGGCATTGAAATCAGCAATTGTTTCATTTTCATGCATCCTTGACTCTTCAAACTTAGAAGCGGGAATTCGAAGCTTAGAAACTTTTACAGCAATCATACATTCATACGCAGTTAAAAGAATGTCTCATGCTTCCTTTGCAGATTCACAAGAGGACATCAGTTTAAATTGACTTAGCATTAACAACAGTGAAAATTGCATTTAAGGCTTTACTTGTTTAAACTAAAAAGACTCTATCTTTTTATTGACGTCTCTATGACGAACAAACTCAGTATACTTCATTTGGCGAGCACCACTTGTCTTCGTGGTCTGCCTCAATCGAACTTCATTCGATAACATGGACAATTCTCTCCTCGCTCTCCGGAGAAATGAATTAGGACGTGTTGAATGTGTTTACACCACTAGTAACTAAAAACCTCAAAACTAGAATAATAAAAGTGATGATGGCATAATCTTTTCGTAGTAGTTGTCATGATACATGATGATCAATATGTGTTTTTCTCCACCAAAGTCGTGCACGTTCAACTTATATATTCCCATCATAAAATAGACTTTAACAATCCTCTATCTGCACGAAATCTCATCAGAAAAGTTTAAACAAATCTTCACTGCATCTTATCATTATATAACCAAGAGTTTGAAAGATTACAAACACTCACAGACatttttccaaaataaatttcCCAGCTATCCATATAGATATACAATATATCAAGCCTTGTCAATACAAGAGATAATCTGAATAATTATCTCTCAATCATACTTTATGACTTTTCTATAAAATAATGACCAACAAATAACTCTTATCActattcaaaatttaatatcaAAATGGTTGTTTACATTACATTCTAAGATTGAAAAATTACCACGAAACATAAACCCCCAATAAGAAGAGACATAAAGTTCGAATGCACATTAAAACAAAACCCGACCCATGGAaataatgataaagaaaatgttgGCATAATGTCttatttagtatttaaattttaatttagaaaattttgttaattattgaaataattgctttgcttaattatttatatgataacttaattaaaataattatttgaaattaatatctataaaaattttatttatttgttattaaatggtattaaaaaaattaattttcaactTATAAAACTTACAATTCTCCAAGAAACTTAAGCTTTACTTAACGCTTAGCAACACTCCACAAGTCCTCTCTATATGCAGAATTCGTTcataaataaaatgaataatCCATTCATAAACAAAAACATACATTatcacaagatatacaactaaTTCCTGGCATTCGCAAGTGCTCTGCAGTTCAAATATGCGAAGAATTAATGCAACAACATATGGGGCGACAAAGTACTTTTATAATTGTGCGAAAAATACAAAAGCTACCATCTAACCCCCAAAAAATATACATACTTTAATGGAAGAATGATGATCATCCTCTACCACCTGCTTTTTGCCTCTTTTCTTCGAGTCCAGTAGCCTCCTTTAACATGTCGGCAGCATCCTGGTGCATATCCAGTTTGGCAAGGGCAACCGACTGCATGTAGAAAGCTGTAGCCCAGTCTGGATGCACAATCTGTGCTTGCATTGCATCTCGAAGGGCTACATCAGCTTGATCACACATCAGATAACATAAACTACGCCGTGCATACACTGTTGGTGAAACCATAGTTCCTACGACGATAAACTGCGTATTCGATAAGAAAATAAACCATGGTAAGGGCAGGTGATGTAAAGAAACAACACTTCGTTTACCCTCGAACAAACCACTCAGAAAAGTATCCATTGCTTGGTTTCTGAATTCTGAGATGCTGAAACCTCTCTTATCATAGGTGCAAAAGAGGGCGACATctgaaatttttctttttaaacttGTTTTCACTTGTCAAATTTTATTTTGCCTCTCTAGTCAAGGCAGTAAGAGGGACTTGAGCAACAAATGAGAAGGAGCACCACATGGTTTTCATTTCTTTACATTTTCTCTCCATTAATCCGGGATGTTAAATGAATTGCGTTAAGTTAAATTATATACGCAAGCAATTACTCATTCACATCCCATAACAGCAGGAAATAATGAAAGCCCAAACCTGTGAATAACAATCAATAGCAGTCTTAAAGTCCTTGTCACGGAATGCATAATCTCCGTGCTTTCTAGCATCTAACATATCTCTCATCTGCTGGGTCCATTCTTGAAAAGACAACTGGAGGATTATGGAAAAATGGCATTTAAACATAGAAACTAAAATTAGAGGGATGTGCACGAGCATCAACAATTATGAGACATGATACCTCGTTTGTTCCTTCATCATCCCGATAGTGGGTGGTCACCAGTATCTGGTGTATTGCTGTGAGGTCCATCCGAGAACAGGCCTCACCCATTGGTGAAAGAGGTCGTTGAGGTGTTGCGGGTGCTTCTATGTGCTTCGAAATTCCAAGCATGACATAAGAGGGAACCTGAAGCCATCAAATTGCATCAAGTCACTTTCAAATTTCTGAGACAATGTCTAACG from Primulina eburnea isolate SZY01 chromosome 17, ASM2296580v1, whole genome shotgun sequence carries:
- the LOC140818116 gene encoding NAC domain-containing protein 6-like, whose amino-acid sequence is MDESRFELELPGFRFHPTEEELLNFYLKTRVIGKKLRGDIIGILNIYNHHPRELPGLAKIGEREWYFFVPRDKKHGSGGRPNRTTECGFWKATGSDRKILSLSDPKKILGFRKTLVFYEGRAPRGRKTDWIMNEYRLPDTFSHQSPLPHKDIVLCKVYRKATSLKALEQMAAMEEPAMDSISSCDQIEEQVKSQSIDMGFKKEYEHDTTFLVEEASSMDYTAGSGRACSKLNLPNGLENLVDLQLPKLDMDWTQDSFWAQLRSPWLDNCANFLPLC